The segment CAAGCTTCGGCTTGCGTTCGACGATGCAGATCTCCTTCGCTTCTTCGGCGGCTCTCTCAAGCACCCGCTGGCCGATCTCGGCGTGAGTGATCTCGCGGCCGCGGAAGCGGACGGTCAGCTTCACCTTGTCCCCGTCCTTCAGAAACTTCATCACATTGCGAAGCTTCGTCTGGAAGTCGTGCTCGTCGATATTCGCGCTGAACCGGACTTCCTTGATCTCAACGATCTTTTGGTTTTTGCGCGCTTCCTTGTCCTTCTTCTGCTGCTCGTAACGGAACTTGCCGTAGTCCATAATCCGGCAAACCGGCGGTTTGGCCGTCGGCGCCACGTTCACCAGATCCAGATTCGCTTCCTGTGCCAGCTGCAGCGCATCACGGATATGCATGATGCCTAACTGTTCGCCGTTCACCCCGACAACGCGGACTTCCCGCGCGCGAATCTCGTCGTTAATCATGTGTTCTCTGCTAATAACTGGCCACCTCCAAGGGGGATTGCTTGCATTCGAATTAAAAAGGATGCAGGCGGAAATGCCCACATCCTTGTATGCACCAAAGAATCATACTGTGACCAGCTTGTTCTTGGTCCATTACCAGCCAACCGAAGTCGGTCAGGTGAGAAGCGGGCGCTTCTGCTTGATCGGAACCGAATTCTATTGCAATCCTAAGTAACAATATCATACGGCGGCTTGGATGTCAACTCATGGCTGACAAAAAAATCGCTCCCGCAGACGTTCCGGCTTCAAGCGGATATCCGGGACGCCGGCGGCCATCCGCAAACCGGCGCCGATCCGCATTCGCAGCCGGCAAGAAGCGACCGGTTCCGGGAACCGAAGCTCCCGGAACCGGTCTTGTACGGATCAAACCTGCTTGCCCACGTCCTCCATGCGGATGACGCGCGTATGCTTCGTGTGGCTCCACTGCTTGTTGTTCTGCGTAAAGAACGCG is part of the Paenibacillus thermoaerophilus genome and harbors:
- the infC gene encoding translation initiation factor IF-3 — translated: MINDEIRAREVRVVGVNGEQLGIMHIRDALQLAQEANLDLVNVAPTAKPPVCRIMDYGKFRYEQQKKDKEARKNQKIVEIKEVRFSANIDEHDFQTKLRNVMKFLKDGDKVKLTVRFRGREITHAEIGQRVLERAAEEAKEICIVERKPKLEGRSMIMILAPKPQ